The following coding sequences lie in one Allochromatium vinosum DSM 180 genomic window:
- a CDS encoding PAS domain-containing hybrid sensor histidine kinase/response regulator has product MSLAIVLAAGVCSLLFWQHFQQRAVLEATTDSLDEIRQARLDLAEGFLHWNLADTPDAPFSRDSALGLLRQAIQSFEQALDVPGWLDMAAAEPFRRNVLEFERRLIDWNPDDPAKPRTLVQLRILYAELERQAEQLDIAVRNTLTRLDRQSDHNFALTLGGSALSLLLIIAILAVAIRQQHLMLAARTEAENALRESQTLLQTLFRAIPDLVWLKDPNGVFLGCNPRFESLLGLPEAEIVGKTDYDFVDRAQADLFRANDQNAIAAGGPHVNEEVLAFASDGHRELIQVVKTPIRDSAGTLIGVLGIGRDITALKLTEQELQNHRDHLEDLVAERTAELMAAREQAEAANQAKSVFLATMSHEIRTPMNAVLGFCNLLYRRRLDAESHDLVRKIQVSGALLLNLIEDILDFSRIEANRLEIAASPFDLRRVLEDLAAIMETEAGRKGLELEIAPLPEVNDLIGDERRLKQVLLKLLANAVKFTEQGRVEIRVDLESEDMREVRLRFSVRDSGIGIAPAQQAAIFSAFNQADGSISRRFGGTGLGLAISQQLVHAMGGRLQVTSELGRGSEFWFELPFRRDPRALSGVTAAQPSEDAAPRLRGVRVLVVDDTEINRDLMQYVLEGMGASVVLAVDGQEALDWLDAHHRDVDLVLMDVQMPNMDGYTATRLIRTRPYGQGLPIIASTAGDFQAFCKKAREAGMDDFIAKPFETEQLQSLIERHIRPSGGVVSSGDIQVPASSEPASDPADPAPPILDRAAGIKQWGRTEVYQTYLEKFGVQYADTGDTLATLCRQGDFKAAAALAHKLAGAAGNLALPRLAALARRLESHLIAGETAAALDILPDLHAGFDATRDAIADSAPQRSETPRQRFASTMHADDVLERLKALLDALEQHDLGRAEDLLRQLREPLQDSLLDIENAVTDFDLNGAAALTRAFCQELNSGRQQ; this is encoded by the coding sequence TTGAGCCTGGCCATTGTGCTGGCGGCCGGGGTCTGTTCCCTGCTGTTCTGGCAGCATTTTCAGCAGCGCGCCGTGCTGGAAGCCACGACCGACTCTCTCGACGAGATCCGTCAGGCGCGGCTTGATCTGGCCGAGGGCTTTCTCCACTGGAATCTCGCCGACACACCTGACGCGCCCTTCAGTCGCGACAGCGCCCTGGGCCTGTTGAGGCAGGCGATCCAGTCCTTCGAACAGGCGCTCGATGTACCAGGGTGGCTCGATATGGCCGCCGCAGAGCCGTTCCGGCGCAACGTTCTGGAGTTCGAGCGGCGACTCATCGACTGGAATCCTGACGACCCCGCCAAGCCGCGCACCCTGGTGCAACTGCGCATCCTCTACGCTGAGCTGGAGCGTCAGGCCGAGCAGTTGGACATAGCGGTACGCAACACGCTGACCCGACTGGACCGCCAGAGCGATCACAACTTCGCGCTGACCCTGGGCGGCTCGGCCCTCTCCCTGCTCCTGATCATCGCCATCCTGGCCGTGGCGATCCGTCAGCAGCATCTGATGCTCGCCGCGCGCACTGAGGCGGAAAACGCCCTGCGCGAGAGCCAGACGCTACTCCAGACGCTGTTTCGCGCCATCCCCGATCTGGTGTGGTTGAAAGACCCCAACGGTGTGTTCCTGGGCTGCAACCCGCGTTTCGAATCGTTACTCGGCCTCCCGGAAGCCGAGATCGTCGGCAAGACCGATTACGACTTCGTCGATCGGGCGCAAGCCGATCTCTTCCGCGCCAACGATCAGAATGCGATCGCGGCCGGTGGTCCGCATGTCAACGAGGAAGTCCTGGCGTTTGCGAGCGACGGTCATCGCGAGCTGATCCAGGTCGTCAAGACACCCATCCGCGATTCGGCCGGGACATTGATCGGCGTGCTGGGCATCGGCCGCGACATCACCGCACTCAAGCTCACCGAGCAGGAGTTGCAAAATCATCGCGACCATCTGGAGGATCTGGTGGCGGAGCGCACCGCCGAACTCATGGCCGCCCGCGAGCAGGCCGAGGCCGCCAACCAGGCCAAGAGCGTCTTTCTGGCCACCATGAGTCACGAGATCCGCACGCCCATGAATGCCGTGCTGGGATTCTGCAATCTGCTCTACCGGCGTCGGCTGGACGCTGAGAGCCATGATCTGGTGCGCAAGATCCAGGTGTCCGGAGCCCTGCTGCTGAACTTGATCGAGGATATCCTCGATTTCTCCAGGATCGAGGCCAACCGGCTCGAAATCGCCGCCTCCCCCTTCGATCTGCGACGCGTCCTGGAGGATCTCGCCGCCATCATGGAGACGGAGGCCGGACGCAAGGGCCTGGAGCTGGAGATCGCGCCACTGCCCGAGGTGAACGACCTGATCGGCGACGAGCGACGCCTCAAGCAGGTGTTGCTCAAACTGCTGGCCAATGCCGTCAAGTTCACCGAACAGGGCCGGGTGGAGATCCGGGTCGATCTGGAATCCGAAGACATGCGGGAAGTGCGCCTGCGTTTCTCGGTGCGTGACAGCGGAATCGGCATCGCCCCCGCGCAGCAGGCCGCGATCTTTTCGGCCTTCAATCAGGCCGACGGCTCCATCAGCCGTCGTTTCGGCGGCACCGGCCTGGGGTTGGCCATCAGCCAGCAACTGGTGCACGCGATGGGCGGCCGGCTCCAGGTGACGAGCGAGCTGGGCCGGGGTAGCGAATTCTGGTTCGAGCTGCCGTTCCGGCGCGATCCGCGCGCGCTGTCCGGGGTGACGGCGGCACAACCGTCGGAGGACGCGGCACCGCGACTGCGCGGCGTGCGGGTGCTGGTGGTCGACGACACCGAGATCAACCGTGATCTGATGCAGTATGTGCTGGAAGGCATGGGCGCGAGCGTCGTTCTCGCCGTTGACGGTCAGGAAGCACTGGACTGGCTGGACGCCCACCATCGCGATGTGGATCTGGTGCTGATGGACGTACAGATGCCCAACATGGACGGTTACACGGCGACACGCCTGATCCGCACCCGGCCGTATGGTCAAGGGCTTCCGATCATCGCCTCGACCGCCGGCGACTTTCAGGCGTTTTGCAAAAAAGCCCGCGAGGCCGGCATGGACGATTTCATCGCCAAGCCCTTCGAGACCGAGCAGCTCCAGAGTCTGATCGAGCGTCACATTCGCCCGTCCGGTGGGGTCGTCTCATCGGGAGACATCCAGGTGCCGGCGTCTTCGGAACCGGCGTCCGATCCAGCCGATCCCGCGCCTCCCATCCTCGATCGAGCGGCGGGCATCAAGCAATGGGGCCGTACCGAGGTCTACCAGACCTACCTGGAGAAGTTCGGGGTCCAGTACGCGGACACGGGTGACACCCTGGCGACCCTGTGTCGGCAAGGCGACTTCAAGGCGGCGGCGGCACTGGCCCACAAGCTGGCCGGTGCCGCCGGCAATCTGGCGCTGCCGCGTCTGGCCGCGCTGGCCCGGCGACTGGAGTCGCACCTGATCGCCGGCGAAACGGCGGCGGCCCTGGACATCCTGCCCGATCTGCACGCCGGCTTCGACGCGACGCGCGACGCGATCGCCGACTCAGCGCCCCAACGCTCGGAGACACCGCGACAGCGATTCGCCTCGACCATGCACGCCGATGACGTGCTGGAGCGGCTGAAGGCGCTGCTCGACGCGCTGGAACAGCATGATCTCGGGCGGGCGGAAGATCTGTTGCGACAACTGCGCGAGCCGTTGCAGGATTCCTTGCTCGATATCGAGAACGCCGTCACAGATTTCGACCTGAATGGCGCGGCGGCTTTGACTCGGGCATTTTGTCAAGAATTGAATTCAGGTCGACAGCAATGA
- a CDS encoding transporter substrate-binding domain-containing protein, producing MNIRPWTLILAPLALAGAAILSFSLGPEPDDTLARVRAEGVIRIGYAVEPPYAFVTPGGEVTGESPEVAKILVARLGIEHIVWSQMAFSELIPALQTGRIDVIAAGLFVNAERARQVRFSRPTFRVRPALLVAKGNPYGLRACEDLLGQPELRAAVIAGSVEQALLHRVGLADERLVQVPDALTGYRAVESGLADALALSSPTLRWRLEQAPLAGAELVQVPDKQSTFAGADYGIGAFAFRLIDQRLAQAWDEAARDYIGGAEHQALLRRFGFSPAEVPRPVAHGSTHD from the coding sequence ATGAACATCCGTCCATGGACCCTGATTCTCGCTCCACTCGCGCTGGCCGGTGCGGCGATCCTATCGTTCAGCCTTGGCCCGGAGCCGGATGACACCCTGGCCCGCGTCCGTGCCGAGGGCGTGATCCGTATCGGCTATGCGGTCGAGCCGCCCTATGCCTTCGTCACACCCGGTGGCGAGGTGACGGGCGAGTCGCCCGAGGTCGCCAAGATCCTCGTCGCCCGACTCGGCATCGAGCACATCGTCTGGTCGCAGATGGCCTTCAGCGAACTGATCCCCGCGCTGCAAACGGGACGGATCGACGTCATCGCCGCCGGACTCTTCGTCAACGCCGAACGCGCGCGGCAGGTTCGCTTCTCCCGACCGACCTTCCGGGTGCGTCCGGCCCTGCTGGTGGCCAAGGGCAATCCATACGGACTGCGTGCCTGCGAGGATCTGCTCGGTCAGCCCGAGTTGCGTGCTGCGGTCATCGCCGGCTCGGTGGAGCAAGCCCTGCTGCACCGGGTGGGGCTGGCGGACGAGCGGCTGGTACAGGTTCCCGACGCCCTCACCGGCTACAGGGCCGTCGAATCCGGACTGGCCGACGCCCTGGCGCTGTCGTCGCCCACGCTACGCTGGCGCCTGGAACAGGCCCCACTCGCCGGTGCGGAACTGGTCCAGGTGCCGGATAAACAGTCGACATTCGCCGGCGCGGACTATGGCATCGGCGCCTTTGCCTTTCGCTTGATCGATCAACGGCTCGCCCAAGCCTGGGATGAAGCGGCGCGCGACTATATCGGCGGTGCCGAACATCAGGCACTGCTGAGGCGCTTCGGCTTCAGTCCTGCCGAGGTTCCACGGCCGGTTGCTCATGGGTCTACGCATGACTGA